In Moorella sp. Hama-1, a single genomic region encodes these proteins:
- a CDS encoding ABC transporter ATP-binding protein, giving the protein MRLVVKDVSFSYGSFPVLHGLTMEAGEGEAVSIVGPNGSGKSTLLRCAARILKPRQGVIYLDGKEIAALNGSELAKRLGYVPQAGAEVFPFTVLETVLMGRKPHLKWGVSKRDLAVVGDILRYMGLEPLAGRCLDQLSGGQKQKVLLARALAQEPDILLLDEPTSSLDIRHQLEVLGLIKNLAHQYRRTILMVMHDLNLAARFSEKLILLKDGCIFAAGKPQRVLTAENVAAVYGVEAVVNNGKYGLQVFPLRPVAGGEAALAAVTL; this is encoded by the coding sequence ATGCGGCTGGTAGTTAAAGATGTTTCGTTTTCTTACGGTAGTTTCCCCGTACTCCATGGTTTGACCATGGAGGCAGGGGAGGGTGAGGCAGTGAGCATCGTCGGCCCCAACGGCTCGGGCAAGTCTACGCTTTTGCGCTGCGCCGCCCGTATCCTGAAACCCCGGCAGGGCGTAATCTATCTGGACGGTAAGGAAATCGCGGCTTTAAATGGAAGTGAACTGGCGAAAAGGCTGGGATATGTCCCGCAGGCCGGCGCAGAGGTATTTCCGTTCACGGTGCTGGAAACGGTGCTCATGGGCCGGAAACCCCACCTTAAGTGGGGAGTAAGCAAGAGGGATCTGGCCGTTGTGGGAGATATACTCCGGTATATGGGCCTCGAACCGCTGGCCGGCCGTTGTCTCGACCAGCTCAGCGGCGGGCAGAAGCAGAAGGTTTTACTGGCGCGGGCGCTGGCCCAGGAGCCAGACATATTGCTCCTGGATGAGCCCACCTCCAGCCTGGACATCAGACACCAGTTAGAGGTACTGGGGTTAATTAAGAACCTGGCCCATCAGTACAGACGCACCATACTGATGGTAATGCACGATCTCAACCTTGCCGCCAGGTTTTCGGAAAAGCTTATTCTCCTCAAAGATGGCTGTATTTTTGCCGCCGGCAAACCACAGAGGGTGTTAACCGCGGAAAATGTTGCTGCGGTCTACGGGGTGGAGGCGGTAGTGAACAATGGCAAATACGGCTTGCAAGTTTTTCCCTTACGACCAGTGGCCGGCGGGGAAGCAGCCCTGGCGGCCGTTACCCTGTAG